A single region of the Salmo salar chromosome ssa16, Ssal_v3.1, whole genome shotgun sequence genome encodes:
- the LOC106574248 gene encoding cyclin-dependent kinase 15 isoform X1 encodes MVEKDGERGEEEKEEGRRRRRRREWRSPHLPRAGVFASLPSAELDEADPSYSKPQPHWFHTLQIRQLTAQRGRSNSDPMGGKSFDQDFQWKTGLQFGTANSYLNLEKIGEGTYATVYKGISRINGHLVALKVIRMKTEEGVPFTAIREASLLKGLKHANIVLLHDIIHTQEALTFVFEYVQTDLAEYMKQHPGGLHSYNVRIFMFQLLRGLSYIHGRRILHRDLKPQNLLISYLGELKLSDFGLARSKSIPCQTYSSEVVTLWYRPPDVLLGSTDYSTALDIWGAGCIFIEMLQGTPAFPGVADVFEQLQKIWAVVGVPTEETWPGVNELPNFRPEWFQPCEPQQFRNVWKRLSQLPYKTEDLAQQILISIPRDRILAQDALQHPYFNTLPPPIMQLRDTVSVFKVPGVRLETEVKDIFSLRIRPSQLVPLAKCW; translated from the exons ATGGTCGAaaaagatggagaaagaggggaggaggagaaggaggaggggagaaggagaaggaggaggagggaatggaGGAGCCCCCATCTCCCAAGAGCAGGAGTGTTCGCGTCCTTACCGTCTGCTGAG TTGGATGAGGCAGACCCGTCCTACTCCAAGCCCCAGCCTCACTGGTTCCACACGCTGCAGATCCGCCAGCTGACGGCCCAGAGAGGACGCAGCAACAGTGACCCTATGGGAGGAAAGAGTTTCGATCAGGACTTCCAATGG AAAACAGGCCTACAGTTTGGCACAGCTAACTCCTACCTGAACCTGGAGAAGATAGGAGAGGGGACATACGCTACAGTCTACAAGGGAATCAGCCG GATAAACGGGCACCTGGTGGCCTTGAAGGTGATCCGTATGAAGACTGAAGAAGGCGTACCATTCACTGCCATCCGAGAGG CGTCCCTCCTGAAAGGCCTGAAACACGCCAACATTGTCCTGCTCCATGACATCATCCACACCCAAGAGGCACTCACATTTGTCTTTGAGTACGTACAAACAGACTTGGCTGAGTATATGAAGCAGCACCCGGGGGGCCTGCATTCCTACAATGTCAGG ATCTTCATGTTCCAGCTGCTGCGGGGTCTGTCCTACATCCACGGTCGGAGGATCCTGCACCGGGACCTCAAACCCCAGAACCTGCTCATCAGCTACCTGGGGGAGCTCAAACTGTCCGACTTCG GGCTGGCCCGGTCCAAGTCCATCCCGTGCCAGACCTATTCGTCTGAGGTGGTGACTCTGTGGTACCGACCTCCTGATGTCCTCCTGGGTTCCACTGATTACTCCACTGCTCTGGACATCTG GGGAGCTGGATGCATCTTCATTGAGATGCTCCAGGGGACGCCAGCCTTTCCAGGGGTGGCAGACGTCTTTGAGCAGCTGCAGAAAATATGGGCT gtcGTCGGGGTCCCGACTGAGGAGACGTGGCCAGGAGTGAACGAGCTGCCCAACTTCAGACCAG aaTGGTTTCAACCATGTGAGCCCCAGCAATTCAGGAATGTTTGGAAAAG ACTGTCCCAGTTGCCCTATAAGACAGAGGACCTGGCCCAGCAGATTCTGATCTCCATCCCACGAGACCGCATCTTGGCCCAGGATGCACTGCAACACCCCTATTTCAACACGCTACCGCCCCCCATCATGCAGCTACGagaca ctGTATCAGTCTTCAAGGTCCCCGGAGTGAGGCTGGAGACAGAGGTGAAGGATATCTTCAGTCTAAGGATCAGACCGTCCCAGCTGGTGCCCTTGGCTAAGTGCTGGTGA
- the LOC106574248 gene encoding cyclin-dependent kinase 15 isoform X2 — protein sequence MQNLRQAATEAFHRLGLKQRQLGYEELDEADPSYSKPQPHWFHTLQIRQLTAQRGRSNSDPMGGKSFDQDFQWKTGLQFGTANSYLNLEKIGEGTYATVYKGISRINGHLVALKVIRMKTEEGVPFTAIREASLLKGLKHANIVLLHDIIHTQEALTFVFEYVQTDLAEYMKQHPGGLHSYNVRIFMFQLLRGLSYIHGRRILHRDLKPQNLLISYLGELKLSDFGLARSKSIPCQTYSSEVVTLWYRPPDVLLGSTDYSTALDIWGAGCIFIEMLQGTPAFPGVADVFEQLQKIWAVVGVPTEETWPGVNELPNFRPEWFQPCEPQQFRNVWKRLSQLPYKTEDLAQQILISIPRDRILAQDALQHPYFNTLPPPIMQLRDTVSVFKVPGVRLETEVKDIFSLRIRPSQLVPLAKCW from the exons ATGCAGAACCTACGACAAGCAGCCACGGAGGCTTTCCATCGCCTGG GTCTGAAGCAAAGACAGCTGGGATATGAGGAG TTGGATGAGGCAGACCCGTCCTACTCCAAGCCCCAGCCTCACTGGTTCCACACGCTGCAGATCCGCCAGCTGACGGCCCAGAGAGGACGCAGCAACAGTGACCCTATGGGAGGAAAGAGTTTCGATCAGGACTTCCAATGG AAAACAGGCCTACAGTTTGGCACAGCTAACTCCTACCTGAACCTGGAGAAGATAGGAGAGGGGACATACGCTACAGTCTACAAGGGAATCAGCCG GATAAACGGGCACCTGGTGGCCTTGAAGGTGATCCGTATGAAGACTGAAGAAGGCGTACCATTCACTGCCATCCGAGAGG CGTCCCTCCTGAAAGGCCTGAAACACGCCAACATTGTCCTGCTCCATGACATCATCCACACCCAAGAGGCACTCACATTTGTCTTTGAGTACGTACAAACAGACTTGGCTGAGTATATGAAGCAGCACCCGGGGGGCCTGCATTCCTACAATGTCAGG ATCTTCATGTTCCAGCTGCTGCGGGGTCTGTCCTACATCCACGGTCGGAGGATCCTGCACCGGGACCTCAAACCCCAGAACCTGCTCATCAGCTACCTGGGGGAGCTCAAACTGTCCGACTTCG GGCTGGCCCGGTCCAAGTCCATCCCGTGCCAGACCTATTCGTCTGAGGTGGTGACTCTGTGGTACCGACCTCCTGATGTCCTCCTGGGTTCCACTGATTACTCCACTGCTCTGGACATCTG GGGAGCTGGATGCATCTTCATTGAGATGCTCCAGGGGACGCCAGCCTTTCCAGGGGTGGCAGACGTCTTTGAGCAGCTGCAGAAAATATGGGCT gtcGTCGGGGTCCCGACTGAGGAGACGTGGCCAGGAGTGAACGAGCTGCCCAACTTCAGACCAG aaTGGTTTCAACCATGTGAGCCCCAGCAATTCAGGAATGTTTGGAAAAG ACTGTCCCAGTTGCCCTATAAGACAGAGGACCTGGCCCAGCAGATTCTGATCTCCATCCCACGAGACCGCATCTTGGCCCAGGATGCACTGCAACACCCCTATTTCAACACGCTACCGCCCCCCATCATGCAGCTACGagaca ctGTATCAGTCTTCAAGGTCCCCGGAGTGAGGCTGGAGACAGAGGTGAAGGATATCTTCAGTCTAAGGATCAGACCGTCCCAGCTGGTGCCCTTGGCTAAGTGCTGGTGA
- the LOC106574248 gene encoding cyclin-dependent kinase 15 isoform X3: protein MSWKEQLDEADPSYSKPQPHWFHTLQIRQLTAQRGRSNSDPMGGKSFDQDFQWKTGLQFGTANSYLNLEKIGEGTYATVYKGISRINGHLVALKVIRMKTEEGVPFTAIREASLLKGLKHANIVLLHDIIHTQEALTFVFEYVQTDLAEYMKQHPGGLHSYNVRIFMFQLLRGLSYIHGRRILHRDLKPQNLLISYLGELKLSDFGLARSKSIPCQTYSSEVVTLWYRPPDVLLGSTDYSTALDIWGAGCIFIEMLQGTPAFPGVADVFEQLQKIWAVVGVPTEETWPGVNELPNFRPEWFQPCEPQQFRNVWKRLSQLPYKTEDLAQQILISIPRDRILAQDALQHPYFNTLPPPIMQLRDTVSVFKVPGVRLETEVKDIFSLRIRPSQLVPLAKCW from the exons atgtcatggaaagagcag TTGGATGAGGCAGACCCGTCCTACTCCAAGCCCCAGCCTCACTGGTTCCACACGCTGCAGATCCGCCAGCTGACGGCCCAGAGAGGACGCAGCAACAGTGACCCTATGGGAGGAAAGAGTTTCGATCAGGACTTCCAATGG AAAACAGGCCTACAGTTTGGCACAGCTAACTCCTACCTGAACCTGGAGAAGATAGGAGAGGGGACATACGCTACAGTCTACAAGGGAATCAGCCG GATAAACGGGCACCTGGTGGCCTTGAAGGTGATCCGTATGAAGACTGAAGAAGGCGTACCATTCACTGCCATCCGAGAGG CGTCCCTCCTGAAAGGCCTGAAACACGCCAACATTGTCCTGCTCCATGACATCATCCACACCCAAGAGGCACTCACATTTGTCTTTGAGTACGTACAAACAGACTTGGCTGAGTATATGAAGCAGCACCCGGGGGGCCTGCATTCCTACAATGTCAGG ATCTTCATGTTCCAGCTGCTGCGGGGTCTGTCCTACATCCACGGTCGGAGGATCCTGCACCGGGACCTCAAACCCCAGAACCTGCTCATCAGCTACCTGGGGGAGCTCAAACTGTCCGACTTCG GGCTGGCCCGGTCCAAGTCCATCCCGTGCCAGACCTATTCGTCTGAGGTGGTGACTCTGTGGTACCGACCTCCTGATGTCCTCCTGGGTTCCACTGATTACTCCACTGCTCTGGACATCTG GGGAGCTGGATGCATCTTCATTGAGATGCTCCAGGGGACGCCAGCCTTTCCAGGGGTGGCAGACGTCTTTGAGCAGCTGCAGAAAATATGGGCT gtcGTCGGGGTCCCGACTGAGGAGACGTGGCCAGGAGTGAACGAGCTGCCCAACTTCAGACCAG aaTGGTTTCAACCATGTGAGCCCCAGCAATTCAGGAATGTTTGGAAAAG ACTGTCCCAGTTGCCCTATAAGACAGAGGACCTGGCCCAGCAGATTCTGATCTCCATCCCACGAGACCGCATCTTGGCCCAGGATGCACTGCAACACCCCTATTTCAACACGCTACCGCCCCCCATCATGCAGCTACGagaca ctGTATCAGTCTTCAAGGTCCCCGGAGTGAGGCTGGAGACAGAGGTGAAGGATATCTTCAGTCTAAGGATCAGACCGTCCCAGCTGGTGCCCTTGGCTAAGTGCTGGTGA